The following are encoded in a window of Rhodothermales bacterium genomic DNA:
- a CDS encoding glutamate-5-semialdehyde dehydrogenase, whose protein sequence is MEVLTDLNQIGVRAREASHVLTVLSTAQKNAALRAIADALEAHGDQVLAANARDIEAGRAKGLSSALLDRLLLNEARLGALAADARKVAALPDPVGSDIESRLLPNGLRVTRRRIPLGVIGVIYEARPNVTIDIATLCLKTGNASILRGGSETIHSNTALARVIQEALEDTDVPADAVQYIDNPDRELVGQLLRLDQYVDVIIPRGGANLHRRCKEQSTIPVITGGVGICHAFIDESADLDQAVDIVENGKTHRPSVCNSLDTVLVYRPVAEAFLPRLAERLAKHPVELRATPDARAILQQAGYEALPAGPDDFDTEWMSLVLGVKIVDSMDEAIAHIRRHSMDHSDAIITRDLANAKRFVNAVNSSAVFVNASTRFNDGGQFGLGAEVAVSTQKLHARGPMGLEELTTYKWIGEGDGHVRA, encoded by the coding sequence ATGGAAGTACTTACCGACCTGAACCAGATTGGCGTCCGTGCGCGCGAGGCCAGCCACGTCCTGACCGTGCTGTCCACCGCCCAAAAAAATGCGGCGCTGCGGGCGATCGCCGACGCCCTCGAGGCGCACGGGGATCAGGTGCTGGCCGCCAATGCACGGGACATCGAGGCCGGCCGGGCCAAGGGGCTCAGCAGCGCGCTGCTCGATCGTCTGCTGCTCAACGAAGCCCGCCTCGGCGCGCTGGCCGCCGACGCGCGCAAGGTGGCGGCATTGCCGGATCCTGTCGGATCCGACATCGAGAGCCGGCTTCTACCCAACGGGCTCCGGGTCACCCGGCGGCGCATCCCGCTCGGCGTGATCGGCGTCATCTACGAGGCGCGGCCGAACGTGACCATCGATATCGCCACCCTGTGCCTCAAGACCGGGAACGCGTCCATCCTGCGAGGCGGGAGCGAGACGATCCACAGCAATACGGCGCTGGCGCGGGTCATCCAGGAGGCGCTCGAGGACACGGACGTGCCGGCGGACGCCGTGCAGTACATCGACAATCCGGATCGCGAGCTGGTCGGACAACTGCTGCGCCTCGATCAGTATGTGGATGTGATCATCCCCCGCGGCGGCGCCAACCTGCATCGCCGATGCAAGGAGCAGAGCACCATCCCGGTCATCACCGGCGGCGTGGGGATCTGCCATGCGTTCATCGACGAGTCGGCGGATCTGGATCAGGCGGTCGATATCGTCGAGAACGGCAAGACGCACCGGCCCAGCGTCTGCAATTCACTCGACACGGTGCTTGTGTACCGCCCGGTGGCCGAGGCCTTTTTGCCCCGCCTGGCCGAGCGCCTCGCGAAACACCCTGTCGAGCTGCGGGCCACGCCGGATGCCCGCGCGATCCTGCAGCAAGCCGGCTACGAGGCGCTGCCGGCCGGCCCGGACGATTTCGACACCGAATGGATGTCGCTCGTGCTGGGTGTCAAAATCGTGGATTCGATGGACGAGGCGATCGCGCATATCCGCCGCCACAGCATGGATCACTCGGACGCCATCATCACCCGCGACCTGGCGAATGCGAAGCGGTTCGTCAACGCCGTCAATTCGTCCGCCGTGTTCGTGAACGCCAGTACGCGATTCAACGACGGCGGGCAGTTCGGTCTGGGCGCAGAAGTCGCCGTGAGCACCCAGAAACTGCACGCCCGCGGTCCGATGGGACTGGAGGAGCTGACCACCTACAAGTGGATTGGCGAAGGCGACGGGCATGTGAGGGCTTGA
- the proB gene encoding glutamate 5-kinase — protein MEALKYRRVVVKLGTSVLTGGTKRLDRAHMIELVRQCVALHREGRDVIIVSSGAIAAGREKLNYPNLTETLPVRQMLAAVGQSRLMLRWEDLFEIYGIHVGQLLLTRADVQHRERFLNAQDTLNELLKHRIIPIINENDAVATAEIKVGDNDNLSALVALVAGADLLLLLTDQAGLYTADPRSNPDAQLIPEVHTIDDSLRKLAGGSVSGLGIGGMSTKLQAAETARRAGADVVIAAGRAPDVITRIAHGYAVGTRFPAIHDPHEKGKGWIFAAPAPMGSLVIDELTARALVEASDSLLPESITNVEGAFARGDAVSILDTNRRELARGIVRYGSDDLSAIKGCQADHIQRELGYANGPAVHRDDMILV, from the coding sequence ATGGAAGCATTAAAGTATCGTCGCGTAGTCGTCAAGCTCGGCACGAGCGTGCTGACGGGCGGAACGAAGCGTCTCGATCGGGCGCACATGATCGAGCTGGTGCGTCAGTGCGTGGCGCTGCATCGGGAGGGGCGCGATGTCATCATCGTGTCCTCGGGGGCCATCGCCGCCGGCCGAGAGAAGCTCAACTATCCCAATCTCACCGAGACCCTGCCGGTCCGCCAGATGCTGGCCGCCGTGGGGCAAAGCCGGCTGATGCTGCGCTGGGAGGATCTGTTCGAGATCTACGGGATCCACGTGGGCCAGCTGTTGCTGACCCGGGCGGATGTGCAGCACCGCGAGCGGTTCCTGAACGCACAGGACACGCTGAACGAGCTGCTCAAGCACCGGATCATTCCGATCATCAATGAAAACGACGCCGTGGCCACGGCCGAGATCAAGGTGGGGGACAACGACAACCTGTCCGCCCTCGTGGCGCTGGTCGCCGGCGCCGATCTCCTGCTGCTGCTGACGGATCAGGCCGGCCTCTACACGGCCGATCCGCGCAGCAACCCGGATGCGCAGCTGATCCCCGAGGTGCACACGATCGACGATTCGCTGCGAAAACTGGCGGGCGGGAGCGTCAGCGGCCTGGGGATCGGCGGGATGTCCACCAAGCTCCAGGCGGCCGAGACGGCGCGCCGCGCCGGCGCCGACGTCGTGATTGCCGCCGGACGGGCTCCCGACGTGATCACGCGCATCGCGCACGGGTATGCTGTCGGCACCCGTTTTCCGGCGATCCACGACCCCCACGAAAAGGGCAAGGGGTGGATTTTCGCCGCGCCGGCGCCGATGGGCAGCCTCGTGATCGACGAGCTCACGGCCCGCGCGCTCGTCGAGGCCAGCGACAGCCTGCTGCCCGAAAGCATCACCAATGTGGAGGGCGCGTTTGCCCGCGGCGACGCGGTCTCGATCCTCGACACCAACCGCAGGGAGCTTGCCCGGGGCATCGTGCGCTACGGCAGCGACGACCTGTCCGCGATCAAAGGGTGCCAGGCCGATCATATCCAGCGGGAGCTGGGGTATGCGAACGGGCCGGCCGTGCACCGGGACGACATGATTCTTGTTTGA
- a CDS encoding cysteine desulfurase family protein: MKLPIYLDFNATTPVDPRVLERMMPYFTMHYGNASSKGHAFGWAAAEGVTQAREQVAGALGAEPAEIVFTGGATESLNLAIKGVASAYRSKGRHLVTVATEHSAVLKSCTALEREGWAVTRLPVEKSGLVSPEAVEAALTDETVLVAVMWANNETGVIQPIREIGECVRSRGILMLTDATQALGKIPIDVEQVDLLACTAHKLYGPKGVGALYVRRRQPRVRLVPQIDGGGQEEGVRSGTLNTPGIVGFGAAVAVAMEGMAQEGQRLGRLRDTFESRLRDALPGMRVNGAEAPRLPHVSNLTFPGVRSAHLVTELRDLAMSTGSACSSGIGQPSHVLKAMGLSDEAAYATLRISLGRFTTEEEMNHATNSMISVVERLQKKPVVTIY; encoded by the coding sequence GGGTCATGCGTTCGGGTGGGCGGCGGCGGAAGGGGTAACACAGGCGCGCGAGCAGGTGGCTGGCGCCCTGGGCGCGGAGCCGGCCGAGATCGTATTCACGGGCGGGGCGACCGAGTCGCTCAACCTGGCGATCAAGGGCGTCGCTTCCGCGTACCGGAGTAAGGGCCGGCATCTGGTCACCGTGGCGACCGAACACTCGGCCGTGCTCAAGTCCTGCACGGCGCTGGAGCGCGAGGGCTGGGCGGTTACGCGCCTTCCGGTCGAAAAGAGCGGGCTCGTTTCGCCGGAAGCGGTGGAGGCCGCGCTGACGGATGAAACCGTGCTGGTGGCCGTCATGTGGGCCAACAACGAGACCGGGGTCATCCAGCCGATTCGAGAGATCGGCGAGTGCGTGCGGAGTCGCGGCATCCTAATGCTCACGGATGCCACCCAGGCGCTCGGAAAGATCCCGATCGATGTGGAGCAGGTCGATCTGCTGGCGTGTACGGCGCACAAACTGTACGGCCCGAAGGGCGTGGGAGCCCTGTACGTACGCCGGCGCCAGCCGCGGGTGCGGCTCGTGCCGCAGATCGACGGGGGAGGCCAGGAGGAGGGGGTGCGCTCCGGGACGCTCAATACGCCCGGCATCGTGGGTTTTGGCGCCGCCGTGGCGGTGGCGATGGAGGGCATGGCGCAGGAAGGGCAGCGGCTCGGGCGCCTGCGCGACACCTTCGAGAGCCGGCTGCGCGACGCCTTGCCGGGCATGCGGGTGAATGGCGCCGAGGCGCCCCGTTTGCCGCATGTGTCCAATCTCACGTTTCCCGGGGTCCGTTCGGCGCATCTCGTGACGGAATTGCGCGATCTCGCGATGTCCACCGGGAGCGCGTGTTCGAGCGGGATCGGCCAGCCGAGTCACGTGCTGAAGGCCATGGGGTTGAGCGACGAGGCGGCGTACGCGACGCTGCGCATCAGTCTGGGCCGGTTTACGACCGAGGAAGAGATGAATCATGCGACAAACAGCATGATCTCTGTGGTGGAGCGCCTGCAGAAAAAACCGGTTGTGACGATATACTAG